GAGCCGCTGCCGCCGCCGGAGGACTACGACGCGCGGCTCGCCGCCGCCTGCGGGGAGTGGACGCCCCGCTTCGTGCACCTCGACGAGTTGTTCGACGCCCACCACCCGCACGCCGACCACCATCACCTGGCGTTGTTGGCCGTCCGGCCGGACCGTCAGGGCCAGGGCGTCGGCAGCGCGCTGCTCCGCCACCACCACGCCTGGCTGGACGCCAACGGCGTACCGGGTTATCTGGAGGCGAGCAGCGAGACCAGCCGCGACCTGTACGCGCGGCACGGTTACCAGGTGTCCGAGCCGTTCCGGCTGCCGGACGGTACGCCGTTCTGGCCGATGTGGCGGGAGCCGCTCGCCGGCTGATCCTGACCGCAGACACGACGGTGGCCGGGTCCGACAGGACCCGGCCACCGTCGCCACCCCCTCCTAGTAAGTACCGTCGAGCTGGCCGCGCAGCTTGTTCAGTGCCCGGGCCAGCAGCCGGGACACGTGCATCTGCGAGACACCGATCTGCTCGGCGATCTGCGACTGCGTGAGGTT
This DNA window, taken from Micromonospora sp. FIMYZ51, encodes the following:
- a CDS encoding GNAT family N-acetyltransferase, translated to MTQPSVERLDLPDTRWVAERIAEAFLVLDQPRWLVPDEAKRESVLAGNFEIIVDHAMRHGLVFGTGDRAGVAVWLPSVGEPLPPPEDYDARLAAACGEWTPRFVHLDELFDAHHPHADHHHLALLAVRPDRQGQGVGSALLRHHHAWLDANGVPGYLEASSETSRDLYARHGYQVSEPFRLPDGTPFWPMWREPLAG